In Papaver somniferum cultivar HN1 chromosome 1, ASM357369v1, whole genome shotgun sequence, a genomic segment contains:
- the LOC113358249 gene encoding F-box/LRR-repeat protein At2g40920-like, whose translation MLQFVKFLFVPFFYITRVFCSPSYINLQGLYLLIRRIPIDLVINQVCVPMEIITRYNDVSPQLLRKTSTELLINNLNVLGVFNYYIGIIGADDHTRSLPDDIVIEILSRLPVKSLMQFKSVCKHWLFLIKQDTRLIDLHSSRSKSCPNLLYINPMPQKGRFTFGKNKTLRQSISCAEIIEGNSTGDEEEQVEAVISKVRITDDKWLCYDHVLEPVNGLVCFVDRMTHAVMVYNASTREATPWVKSTLLAEENQKIANEGSTLEIKNIRNSIYRIGFDPEKKEHKVFCFWRLASIRPGPCYSSIDRTKYEKWEAFTVGRDTKWRRINAVPNEINQIIIKQALPPVISCRKQVYADGTIYWSNKGYSWDPDSYSPDDPAVIVAFDVGSEKYRVIPIPNFILDEPRDGKYRLPIDMLVLGTHVALLYRMEPCVVKLWMLDEGANRKLENCRGNGHNWSSETITLPFCCDNGVGGSAIAGSTDKIMFELRRWEKSASFTRLYSYDRRNKTGKKIEMDGASSFTLHSQRSLVSTFTETLFPVSANQQGKS comes from the exons ATGCTCCAGTTTGTTAAATTTCTCTTTGTCCCTTTCTTCTACATAACGAGGGTCTTTTGTTCACCTTCATATATAAATTTGCAGGGACTTTATTTATTGATCAG gAGGATTCCGATTGATCTAGTTATTAATCAAGTCTGCGTGCCAATGGAGATAATAACAAGATATAATGATGTCTCGCCACAATTGTTAAGGAAGACAAGCACGGAGCTACTTATTAACAACTTAAACGTTCTTGGTGTTTTTAATTATTATATCGGTATCATTGGGGCCGATGATCATACTCGCAGTTTACCTGATGATATAGTAATAGAAATTCTGAGCAGACTCCCGGTGAAATCACTCATGCAGTTTAAGTCGGTATGCAAACATTGGTTGTTTCTGATTAAACAAGATACACGCTTGATTGATTTACATTCCAGTCGTTCAAAATCATGCCCGAATCTCCTCTACATCAACCCAATGCCACAAAAGGGACGCTTTACCTTCGGAAAAAACAAAACTTTACGGCAAAGTATTTCATGTGCAGAGATAATTGAAGGCAATAGTACCGGTGATGAGGAAGAACAAGTGGAAGCCGTTATCAGTAAAGTTAGGATAACTGATGACAAATGGCTCTGTTATGATCATGTCTTGGAACCGGTAAATGGTTTGGTTTGTTTCGTAGATCGGATGACACATGCTGTTATGGTATATAATGCAAGTACACGAGAAGCAACACCGTGGGTTAAATCAACTTTACTAGCAGAGGAAAATCAAAAGATTGCAAACGAAGGCAGCACGCTGGAGATAAAAAATATTCGTAATTCAATTTATCGAATTGGGTTCGACCCTGAGAAGAAGGAACATAAAGTATTCTGCTTTTGGAGGCTGGCTTCCATTCGTCCAGGGCCTTGTTACAGTTCGATCGACCGCACTAAATATGAAAAGTGGGAGGCGTTTACCGTAGGACGTGACACTAAATGGCGAAGGATCAATGCGGTTCCTAATGAAAtcaaccaaataataataaaacaggcGCTCCCTCCGGTTATCAGCTGTAGGAAGCAGGTGTATGCAGATGGTACCATATATTGGAGTAACAAAGGATATAGTTGGGATCCAGACAGTTACTCTCCCGATGATCCTGCCGTCATAGTTGCATTTGATGTTGGAAGTGAAAAGTATAGAGTTATCCCGATTCCTAATTTCATCCTCGACGAGCCTCGTGATGGGAAGTATAGGCTACCTATAGATATGCTAGTTTTGGGTACACATGTAGCTCTACTATATCGGATGGAACCTTGCGTCGTGAAGTTATGGATGTTAGATGAAGGAGCTAACAGAAAACTAGAAAATTGTCGAGGAAATGGACATAATTGGAGCTCAGAGACTATCACACTACCCTTTTGTTGTGACAATGGGGTAGGCGGTTCTGCAATTGCTGGAAGTACTGACAAAATAATGTTTGAATTGCGGCGATGGGAAAAGTCGGCAAGCTTCACCCGTTTGTATTCTTATGATCGCAGGAATAAGACTGGCAAAAAGATTGAGATGGATGGTGCTTCTTCATTTACCCTTCACTCCCAAAGGTCCCTAGTTTCAACTTTTACGGAAACCCTCTTTCCTGTCTCAGCCAATCAACAAGGCAAAAGTTAG
- the LOC113358240 gene encoding putative disease resistance protein RGA3 yields MGGLGKTTVAQMVYKDDSMVRNFEPRAWVCVSDPFDIFKILRDIIESITGRKCEDPSNVDVLAKQVKENLLGKKYFLVLDDVWNEDVGDWDKLKSYLVCGGLGSKILVTTRSQNVASAAGGTDYSLNKLPDDVCWSIIKKKVLSQGGAVLTKKMTDIGTEIARKCDGLPLVANSLGSLLRSRRDESYWQSIVDDITDRMRGTPEHEKVISILKLSYDNLSPPLKQCFSYCCIFPKDWKIKREMLIRLWMAEGFLSPSSRGESISLEDIGNEYFEYLVWSSFFQDVQKDQESGDIWGCKMHDLVHDLATNVLDRNEFRIAKVRDEKEDVSEVRRLQLLIDRGQSLASPTVLSNAVKLRTIVALQPKNISHVSSLFHSRRLRVLCPLDGWDRGWRGCSLSSRSMSASSISKLKHLRYLDLSDMDLSPEVSLNHSYNLQILIFRGCKNVPSCLLNKIGSLKSLRHLDISFSDIKSIPENIGSLEHLCFLDICDTPISKLPDSITCITSLRTLKFNDCKNLDALPSELGALTRLRCLDLEYTGIKELPESCISNLCNLEIVKLGEYCKLPKEIKNWPKLRIFTHERFDDVMPIGIERLTCLETLESYMVRQETEVCGSPGNKSYGGIEELAGLNSLEVLKIIKLENVRGGTEDAETVKLKDKQHLRKLYLEWGSTGGADDHVPSSRSVDDTAVLEGLQPHSNLEQLVIEGFSGSKVDDGVFIIQLFACSFSFFDNTVKFYG; encoded by the coding sequence ATGGGGGGTCTGGGTAAGACTACAGTAGCTCAAATGGTCTATAAAGATGACTCCATGGTGAGAAACTTTGAGCCAAGAGCTTGGGTTTGTGTCTCTGATCCTTTTGATATCTTTAAGATTTTAAGAGATATCATCGAGTCCATCACTGGACGAAAATGTGAGGATCCATCCAATGTCGACGTATTGGCAAAACAAGTCAAGGAAAATTTGCTTGGTAAGAAATATTTTCTAGTGCTCGACGACGTGTGGAATGAGGATGTCGGAGATTGGGATAAACTGAAAAGTTATCTTGTTTGTGGCGGCTTGGGCAGCAAAATATTAGTCACTACACGAAGCCAGAATGTTGCATCCGCTGCTGGGGGTACAGATTACTCTTTGAACAAATTACCGGATGATGTTTGTTGGTCCATTATCAAGAAGAAAGTATTGTCCCAAGGTGGAGCAGTGCTGACAAAGAAAATGACAGATATTGGAACTGAGATAGCAAGGAAATGTGATGGCTTACCCCTTGTGGCGAATTCACTTGGAAGTTTATTGCGTTCAAGAAGAGACGAAAGCTATTGGCAGTCAATCGTAGACGACATCACTGATCGTATGCGAGGTACACCTGAACATGAAAAAGTCATTTCAATATTAAAACTGAGCTATGATAATTTATCGCCTCCTTTGAAGCAATGTTTTTCATACTGCTGTATTTTCCCGAAAGattggaaaataaaaagagaaatgtTAATTCGATTATGGATGGCAGAAGGATTCCTTTCGCCATCTAGCAGAGGAGAAAGTATATCTCTTGAAGATATTGGTAATGAATATTTTGAGTATTTGGTGTGGAGTTCGTTCTTCCAGGATGTGCAGAAGGATCAAGAGTCGGGTGACATTTGGGGATGTAAGATGCATGATTTGGTGCATGATCTTGCAACGAATGTTCTAGATCGTAATGAATTTAGAATTGCCAAGGTAAGAGATGAGAAGGAAGATGTTTCAGAAGTTCGACGCTTACAACTGCTAATTGATAGAGGACAAAGTTTGGCATCTCCTACAGTATTATCAAATGCTGTGAAACTGCGTACAATTGTTGCTCTTCAACCAAAGAATATTTCGCATGTCAGTTCTTTATTTCATTCTAGGCGTTTACGCGTACTATGTCCTCTCGATGGCTGGGATAGGGGCTGGCGTGGATGCTCACTCTCTTCTAGGAGCATGTCTGCTTCATCGATTTCTAAGCTGAAGCATCTGAGGTACCTTGACCTCTCAGACATGGATTTATCTCCTGAGGTATCTTTAAATCATTCTTACAATCTGCAAATACTCATATTTCGTGGATGCAAAAACGTTCCTAGCTGTCTTCTAAATAAGATTGGATCTTTGAAGAGTTTGAGGCATCTTGATATCTCGTTTTCGGATATTAAATCTATACCAGAAAATATTGGGTCCTTGGAACATCTATGTTTCCTTGATATTTGTGATACACCAATTTCAAAGTTACCGGATTCAATCACTTGCATCACTAGTTTAAGGACGTTGAAGTTTAATGATTGTAAGAACTTAGATGCCTTACCAAGTGAGCTAGGAGCACTGACACGATTGAGGTGTCTTGATTTGGAATATACTGGAATCAAAGAATTGCCTGAATCATGCATTAGCAACCTCTGCAATTTGGAGATTGTGAAATTAGGAGAGTACTGTAAGCTTCCAAAGGAAATTAAGAATTGGCCGAAATTAAGAATTTTTACTCATGAGAGATTTGATGATGTAATGCCTATAGGTATAGAAAGGCTTACCTGCCTTGAAACATTAGAGTCTTACATGGTTAGACAAGAAACAGAGGTATGTGGAAGTCCCGGTAATAAGAGTTACGGTGGCATTGAAGAGTTAGCAGGCTTAAACTCCCTTGAGGTATTGAAGATCATAAAACTTGAAAATGTGAGAGGTGGAACAGAAGATGCAGAAACAGTAAAGTTAAAGGACAAGCAACATCTTCGAAAATTATATCTGGAATGGGGTTCCACTGGTGGTGCTGATGACCATGTACCGAGTAGTAGAAGTGTAGATGATACTGCGGTGTTGGAGGGTCTCCAGCCTCACTCAAATTTGGAACAATTGGTAATAGAGGGATTCTCAGGTTCCAAAGTGGATGATGGGGTGTTCATTATCCAGCTCTTTGCATgctccttttctttttttgacaaTACAGTGAAATTTTATGGATAA